In a genomic window of Erinaceus europaeus chromosome 12, mEriEur2.1, whole genome shotgun sequence:
- the INCA1 gene encoding protein INCA1 isoform X3 gives MEKDRHLQTCFTTCEVTPLQHFPEAIRKFSPALQPCPAMQFQEDGDNHIPFANPAWMEEQYIPPWLPGVYRPEGLPPPEMLCRRKRRRSHLSAVQQAHGGIPARVRAVTYHLEDLRRRQRNVNELKKTQWGSSGPASEPLVLGKDGCGSPSTSQYSHLEEERATTKEDYSLPPGRAQLLWSPWSPLGQEGSCVSGQLSSLAPYSTVTAYRNCLYNPGGMELQPEE, from the exons atggagaaagacagacacctgcagacctgcttcaccacctgtgaagtgactcccctgcag CACTTCCCAGAAGCAATAAGGAAATTCAGTCCAGCTCTGCAACCTTGTCCAGCCATGCAGTTTCAAGAAGATGGAGACAATCACATTCCTTTTGCCAA CCCTGCCTGGATGGAGGAACAGTACATCCCCCCCTGGCTG CCTGGTGTGTATCGTCCCGAGGGCCTCCCACCCCCTGAGATGCTTtgcagaaggaagaggaggagatcaCATTTGTCTGCAGTGCAGCAGGCACATGGGGGCATCCCAGCCCGGGTAAGGGCTGTCACCTATCACCTGGAGGATCTccggagaagacagagaaatgtcAATGA ACTGAAGAAAACCCAGTGGGGCAGTTCTGGGCCTGCATCTGAGCCCCTGGTACTTGGTAAAGATGGCTGTGGATCCCCCAGCACCAGCCAGTACTCCCATCTGGAAGAGGAGAGAGCAACCACGAAAGAGGACTATTCTCTCCCTCCTGGCAGGGCACAG CTGCTTTGGTCACCCTGGAGTCCTCTGGGCCAGGAGGGTTCTTGTGTCTCTGGGCAGCTGAGCTCTCTGGCTCCCTACAGCACTGTCACAGCCTATAGGAACTGCCTTTACAACCCCGGGGGGATGGAGCTGCAGCCTGAAGAGTAA
- the INCA1 gene encoding protein INCA1 isoform X1, whose amino-acid sequence MEKDRHLQTCFTTCEVTPLQHFPEAIRKFSPALQPCPAMQFQEDGDNHIPFAKCSRVVSRSPPHSLPSQSRRMTPQHYGDCFWENLSQRPSPAWMEEQYIPPWLPGVYRPEGLPPPEMLCRRKRRRSHLSAVQQAHGGIPARVRAVTYHLEDLRRRQRNVNELKKTQWGSSGPASEPLVLGKDGCGSPSTSQYSHLEEERATTKEDYSLPPGRAQLLWSPWSPLGQEGSCVSGQLSSLAPYSTVTAYRNCLYNPGGMELQPEE is encoded by the exons atggagaaagacagacacctgcagacctgcttcaccacctgtgaagtgactcccctgcag CACTTCCCAGAAGCAATAAGGAAATTCAGTCCAGCTCTGCAACCTTGTCCAGCCATGCAGTTTCAAGAAGATGGAGACAATCACATTCCTTTTGCCAA GTGTTCCAGGGTGGTTAGCCGATCTCCACCCCACAGCTTGCCTTCCCAGAGCCGCAGAATGACACCCCAGCATTATGGAGACTGTTTCTGGGAAAATCTTAGCCAAAGGCCGAG CCCTGCCTGGATGGAGGAACAGTACATCCCCCCCTGGCTG CCTGGTGTGTATCGTCCCGAGGGCCTCCCACCCCCTGAGATGCTTtgcagaaggaagaggaggagatcaCATTTGTCTGCAGTGCAGCAGGCACATGGGGGCATCCCAGCCCGGGTAAGGGCTGTCACCTATCACCTGGAGGATCTccggagaagacagagaaatgtcAATGA ACTGAAGAAAACCCAGTGGGGCAGTTCTGGGCCTGCATCTGAGCCCCTGGTACTTGGTAAAGATGGCTGTGGATCCCCCAGCACCAGCCAGTACTCCCATCTGGAAGAGGAGAGAGCAACCACGAAAGAGGACTATTCTCTCCCTCCTGGCAGGGCACAG CTGCTTTGGTCACCCTGGAGTCCTCTGGGCCAGGAGGGTTCTTGTGTCTCTGGGCAGCTGAGCTCTCTGGCTCCCTACAGCACTGTCACAGCCTATAGGAACTGCCTTTACAACCCCGGGGGGATGGAGCTGCAGCCTGAAGAGTAA
- the INCA1 gene encoding protein INCA1 isoform X2, giving the protein MQFQEDGDNHIPFAKCSRVVSRSPPHSLPSQSRRMTPQHYGDCFWENLSQRPSPAWMEEQYIPPWLPGVYRPEGLPPPEMLCRRKRRRSHLSAVQQAHGGIPARVRAVTYHLEDLRRRQRNVNELKKTQWGSSGPASEPLVLGKDGCGSPSTSQYSHLEEERATTKEDYSLPPGRAQLLWSPWSPLGQEGSCVSGQLSSLAPYSTVTAYRNCLYNPGGMELQPEE; this is encoded by the exons ATGCAGTTTCAAGAAGATGGAGACAATCACATTCCTTTTGCCAA GTGTTCCAGGGTGGTTAGCCGATCTCCACCCCACAGCTTGCCTTCCCAGAGCCGCAGAATGACACCCCAGCATTATGGAGACTGTTTCTGGGAAAATCTTAGCCAAAGGCCGAG CCCTGCCTGGATGGAGGAACAGTACATCCCCCCCTGGCTG CCTGGTGTGTATCGTCCCGAGGGCCTCCCACCCCCTGAGATGCTTtgcagaaggaagaggaggagatcaCATTTGTCTGCAGTGCAGCAGGCACATGGGGGCATCCCAGCCCGGGTAAGGGCTGTCACCTATCACCTGGAGGATCTccggagaagacagagaaatgtcAATGA ACTGAAGAAAACCCAGTGGGGCAGTTCTGGGCCTGCATCTGAGCCCCTGGTACTTGGTAAAGATGGCTGTGGATCCCCCAGCACCAGCCAGTACTCCCATCTGGAAGAGGAGAGAGCAACCACGAAAGAGGACTATTCTCTCCCTCCTGGCAGGGCACAG CTGCTTTGGTCACCCTGGAGTCCTCTGGGCCAGGAGGGTTCTTGTGTCTCTGGGCAGCTGAGCTCTCTGGCTCCCTACAGCACTGTCACAGCCTATAGGAACTGCCTTTACAACCCCGGGGGGATGGAGCTGCAGCCTGAAGAGTAA